The Chaetodon trifascialis isolate fChaTrf1 chromosome 17, fChaTrf1.hap1, whole genome shotgun sequence genome has a segment encoding these proteins:
- the ehmt2 gene encoding histone-lysine N-methyltransferase EHMT2 isoform X2 has protein sequence MSASEATTKEPPERNDSETPAESSAGPSQVKEDNAASTSAAVAKKTEPIGGMPLMLSSQQPGKDTSRAGEEEDKRSPASSPNKLPAGHAAKSLPSMSSSSLSCSPSTSSTLSPGRAKMSVSGPGSSKSVLAPAPLSSSSSSSSAAASSSPSVSPAPPKIHRARKTMNRPPPAQVSHVEAPVTPSGSSACLSSDSETVAKRRKLGHLSNSTSAKSANATDSAQTVEETLFHKKVESVTKTAPEKNNNSVGKSEGEKIQSSSPSMRDSEKFEDGGAEARQHTKDIEGSVNMSEHSSESETQRAAQSRNGSEDSSWPQSDQDKERNAADVVETGGGRPADYTEVPLGALDIAAADSLTLSPHHEGSDAGDTERLEELPLCSCRMEAPRVDSTSHRVSRQCMATESINGELRACTNRTVKGETMRPSSRVPLMVLCDVHRSHMVKHHCCPGCGYFCIAGTFLECCPDQRIAHRFHRGCVTVLGGGRSRANDGGMLFCPHCGEDASEAQEVTIPSFSSATASATTVVTMSASSTTTPSLPPSVPTAPSLTASTGGMKDGKMPERPVSARIRSHGLVTVAVEQQQQPQQPVASAATVATVPPAEEGVDSVGPSLCMPNGKPISPSALPPGPSRAALQKAILTQDTERKKKLRFHPRQLYPAAKQGEVQRVLLMLMEGIDPTYQPDSQNRRSALHAAAQRGLLEVCYMLVQAGAQVDAKDKDLRTPLLEAIINNHIEVARYLIQNGACVYHTEEDGYTGLHHAAKLGNQEIVSMLLETGQVDVNAQDSGGWTPVIWAAEHKHVDVIKALLNRGADVTINDKELNVCLHWAAYAGNVDIAELVLNSGCSLASVNMHGDTPLHIAAREGYLECVTLFLSRGADIDIMNREGDTPLTLARADTPVWVALQINRKLRRGITNRMLRTERIICSDIAQGYENVPIPCVNAVDDEGCPSDYKYVSENCETSAMNIDRNITHLQHCSCTDDCSSSNCLCGQLSIRCWYDKDQRLLQEFNKIEPPLIFECNMACSCYRTCKNRVVQAGIKVRLQLYRTEKMGWGVRALQDIPQGSFICEYVGELISDAEADVREDDSYLFDLDNKDGEVYCIDARYYGNISRFINHLCDPNLIPVRVFMLHQDLRFPRIAFFSSRDILSGQELGFDYGDRFWDIKSKYFTCQCGSEKCKHSAEAIALEQSRLARLEACPESGADCGMTMLGNS, from the exons GACACGCAGCAAAGTCCCTTCCATCTATGTCCTCCTCTTCGTTGTCCTGCTCTCCTTCTACGTCTTCAACGTTGTCGCCTGGTCGAGCAAAGATGAGTGTTTCTGGGCCTGGTAGCAGTAAATCAGTCCTGGCTCCTGctcctttgtcctcctcctcttcttcctcctctgccgcAGCTTCCTCGTCTCCTTCTGTGTCTCCTGCCCCACCCAAGATCCACCGGGCCCGCAAAACCATGAACAGGCCTCCACCAGCGCAG gTGAGCCACGTTGAGGCACCTGTGACACCTTCAGGATCCTCTGCCTGCCTTTCATCAGACTCTGAAACTG TTgcaaaaaggagaaaactgggtcatttatcaaacagcACATCTGCGAAGTCTGCCAACGCTACAGACAGTGCTCAAACTGTG gaagaaacGTTATTCCATAAAAAGGTGGAGTCTGTTACCAAGACCGCgccagagaaaaacaacaacagcgtGGGGAAgtcagagggggaaaaaattcAGAGTTCCAGTCCGTCCATGCGAGATTCAGAAAAG TTTGAAGATGGTGGGGCAGAAGCAAGGCAGCACACTAAAGACATAGAGGGGTCAGTGAACATGTCAGAGCAT agttcagagtctgaaacacagagagcCGCCCAGAGTAGAAATGGGAGCGAGGATTCTTCATGGCCACAGTCAGACcaggacaaagagagaaacgCAGCTGATGTGGTGGAGACAGGCGGAG GAAGACCCGCTGATTACACAGAGGTTCCCTTGGGTGCTCTAGacattgctgctgctgatagTCTGACACTTTCTCCACATCATG AAGGAAGCGATGCAGGAGACACAGAGCGGCTGGAGGAGCTccctctgtgcagctgcaggatggAGGCTCCCCGAGTCGACAGCACCAGCCACCGCGTCAGCAGACAGTGTATGGCCACTGAGAGCATCAATGGAGAG CTGAGGGCTTGTACCAATCGGACTGTGAAAGGGGAGACCATGCGGCCGTCCAGTCGAGTGCCCCTCATGGTGCTCTGTGACGTCCATCGCTCACACATGGTCAAACACCACTGCTGTCCCGGGTGTGGATACTTCTGCATAGCG GGCACGTTTCTTGAGTGCTGCCCAGACCAGCGCATCGCTCACCGTTTCCACCGGGGCTGCGTGACGGTGCTGGGCGGCGGGCGCAGCAGAGCAAACGACGGCGGCATGCTTTTCTGTCCCCACTGCGGTGAAGATGCTTCCGAGGCCCAGGAGGTCACCATCCCCTCCTTCAGCTCGGCCACAGCCTCCGCGACCACCGTCGTCACCATGTcggcctcctccaccaccaccccgTCTCTGCCGCCATCTGTCCCCACGGCGCCCTCCCTCACGGCCTCAACAGGGGGGATGAAGGACGGGAAGATGCCTGAAAGACCTGTCAG CGCACGTATACGGAGTCACGGCTTGGTGACAGTcgcggtggagcagcagcagcagccccagcAGCCTGTAGCCTCTGCAGCAACTGTGGCCACCGTCCCCccagcagaggagggagtggACAGCGTGGGACCCTCCCTCTGTATGCCAAATGGGAAACCCATTAGCCCCAGTGCACTACCACCTGGGCCCAGCAGGGCGGCGCTGCAGAAGGCCATTCTCACACAGGACACTGAGAG gaagAAGAAACTGAGGTTCCACCCTCGGCAGCTTTATCCTGCCGCCAAGCAAGGAGAGGTGCAGAGAGTTCTGCTCATGTTGA TGGAGGGCATAGATCCAACGTACCAGCCTGACTCTCAGAACAGGCGCTCTGCTCTacatgctgcagctcagagaggtcTGCTGGAAGTCTGTTACATGCTCGTACAG GCTGGTGCTCAAGTTGATGCCAAGGACAAAGACCTGAGGACCCCTCTGTTGGAAGCGATCATCAACAACCACATCGAGGTGGCTCGCTACCTGATCCAGAACGGCGCCTGTGTCTATCACACT GAGGAGGACGGATATACTGGCCTCCATCACGCAGCCAAGCTGGGAAACCAGGAAATTGTGAGCATGCTTCTGGAAACGGGCCAGGTTGATGTAAACGCACAG GACAGCGGCGGCTGGACGCCGGTCATCTGGGCTGCAGAGCACAAACATGTAGACGTGATAAAAGCGCTGCTGAACAGAGGAGCAGATGTCACCATTAACGACAAA GAGCTGAATGTGTGTCTCCACTGGGCGGCGTATGCTGGGAATGTGGACATAGCAGAGCTGGTGTTGAACTCTGGCTGCTCCCTCGCCTCAGTTAACATGCACGGAGACACGCCGCTCCACATCGCCGCCAGAGAGGGCTACCTGGAATGTGTTAC GCTGTTCCTGTCCAGAGGTGCAGACATTGACATTATGAACAGGGAAGGAGACACGCCTCTCACCCTCGCTCGGGCCGACACTCCGGTGTGGGTGGCTCTCCAGATCAACAGGAAGCTGAGAAGAGGAATAACCAATCGCATGCTTCGGACAGAGAGAATCATCTGCAG tGACATTGCACAGGGCTACGAGAACGTGCCGATCCCGTGTGTGAATGCAGTGGATGACGAGGGCTGCCCCTCAGACTACAAATATGtttcagaaaactgtgaaactTCAGCAATGAACATAGACCGCAATATTACGCACTTACAG CACTGTAGCTGTACTGACGACTGCTCTTCTAGTAACTGCCTCTGTGGACAGCTCAGTATCCGCTGCTGGTATGACAAG GACCAGCGGCTGCTCCAGGAGTTCAACAAAATTGAACCTCCACTTATATTTGAATGCAACATGGCCTGTTCTTGTTATCGAACATGCAAGAACAGGGTGGTACAGGCAGGCATCAA AGTCCGTCTTCAGCTTTACAGGACAGAGAAGATGGGCTGGGGAGTTCGAGCTCTGCAGGATATTCCTCAGGGAAGCTTCATCTGCGA atATGTCGGGGAGCTGATCTCTGACGCAGAGGCAGATGTTCGAGAAGACGATTCTTACCTATTTGACCTGGACAACAAG GATGGTGAGGTGTACTGTATCGACGCCCGCTACTATGGCAACATCAGCCGCTTCATCAACCACCTGTGTGACCCAAACCTCATCCCAGTACGTGTGTTCATGCTGCATCAGGACCTGAGATTCCCTCGCATCGCCTTCTTCAGCTCCAGAGACATCCTCAGCGGACAAGAGCTGGG GTTCGACTATGGAGACCGCTTTTGGGACATTAAAAGCAAGTACTTCACCTGTCAGTGTGGATCAGAGAAATGCAAGCACTCGGCCGAGGCCATCGCCTTGGAGCAGAGCAGACTGGCTCGACTGGAGGCTTGTCCAGAATCGGGAGCTGACTGCGGGATGACCATGCTGGGAAACTCTTAA
- the ehmt2 gene encoding histone-lysine N-methyltransferase EHMT2 isoform X4, translating into MSASEATTKEPPERNDSETPAESSAGPSQVKEDNAASTSAAVAKKTEPIGGMPLMLSSQQPGKDTSRAGEEEDKRSPASSPNKLPAGHAAKSLPSMSSSSLSCSPSTSSTLSPGRAKMSVSGPGSSKSVLAPAPLSSSSSSSSAAASSSPSVSPAPPKIHRARKTMNRPPPAQVSHVEAPVTPSGSSACLSSDSETVAKRRKLGHLSNSTSAKSANATDSAQTVFEDGGAEARQHTKDIEGSVNMSEHSSESETQRAAQSRNGSEDSSWPQSDQDKERNAADVVETGGAGRPADYTEVPLGALDIAAADSLTLSPHHEGSDAGDTERLEELPLCSCRMEAPRVDSTSHRVSRQCMATESINGELRACTNRTVKGETMRPSSRVPLMVLCDVHRSHMVKHHCCPGCGYFCIAGTFLECCPDQRIAHRFHRGCVTVLGGGRSRANDGGMLFCPHCGEDASEAQEVTIPSFSSATASATTVVTMSASSTTTPSLPPSVPTAPSLTASTGGMKDGKMPERPVSARIRSHGLVTVAVEQQQQPQQPVASAATVATVPPAEEGVDSVGPSLCMPNGKPISPSALPPGPSRAALQKAILTQDTERKKKLRFHPRQLYPAAKQGEVQRVLLMLMEGIDPTYQPDSQNRRSALHAAAQRGLLEVCYMLVQAGAQVDAKDKDLRTPLLEAIINNHIEVARYLIQNGACVYHTEEDGYTGLHHAAKLGNQEIVSMLLETGQVDVNAQDSGGWTPVIWAAEHKHVDVIKALLNRGADVTINDKELNVCLHWAAYAGNVDIAELVLNSGCSLASVNMHGDTPLHIAAREGYLECVTLFLSRGADIDIMNREGDTPLTLARADTPVWVALQINRKLRRGITNRMLRTERIICSDIAQGYENVPIPCVNAVDDEGCPSDYKYVSENCETSAMNIDRNITHLQHCSCTDDCSSSNCLCGQLSIRCWYDKDQRLLQEFNKIEPPLIFECNMACSCYRTCKNRVVQAGIKVRLQLYRTEKMGWGVRALQDIPQGSFICEYVGELISDAEADVREDDSYLFDLDNKDGEVYCIDARYYGNISRFINHLCDPNLIPVRVFMLHQDLRFPRIAFFSSRDILSGQELGFDYGDRFWDIKSKYFTCQCGSEKCKHSAEAIALEQSRLARLEACPESGADCGMTMLGNS; encoded by the exons GACACGCAGCAAAGTCCCTTCCATCTATGTCCTCCTCTTCGTTGTCCTGCTCTCCTTCTACGTCTTCAACGTTGTCGCCTGGTCGAGCAAAGATGAGTGTTTCTGGGCCTGGTAGCAGTAAATCAGTCCTGGCTCCTGctcctttgtcctcctcctcttcttcctcctctgccgcAGCTTCCTCGTCTCCTTCTGTGTCTCCTGCCCCACCCAAGATCCACCGGGCCCGCAAAACCATGAACAGGCCTCCACCAGCGCAG gTGAGCCACGTTGAGGCACCTGTGACACCTTCAGGATCCTCTGCCTGCCTTTCATCAGACTCTGAAACTG TTgcaaaaaggagaaaactgggtcatttatcaaacagcACATCTGCGAAGTCTGCCAACGCTACAGACAGTGCTCAAACTGTG TTTGAAGATGGTGGGGCAGAAGCAAGGCAGCACACTAAAGACATAGAGGGGTCAGTGAACATGTCAGAGCAT agttcagagtctgaaacacagagagcCGCCCAGAGTAGAAATGGGAGCGAGGATTCTTCATGGCCACAGTCAGACcaggacaaagagagaaacgCAGCTGATGTGGTGGAGACAGGCGGAG CAGGAAGACCCGCTGATTACACAGAGGTTCCCTTGGGTGCTCTAGacattgctgctgctgatagTCTGACACTTTCTCCACATCATG AAGGAAGCGATGCAGGAGACACAGAGCGGCTGGAGGAGCTccctctgtgcagctgcaggatggAGGCTCCCCGAGTCGACAGCACCAGCCACCGCGTCAGCAGACAGTGTATGGCCACTGAGAGCATCAATGGAGAG CTGAGGGCTTGTACCAATCGGACTGTGAAAGGGGAGACCATGCGGCCGTCCAGTCGAGTGCCCCTCATGGTGCTCTGTGACGTCCATCGCTCACACATGGTCAAACACCACTGCTGTCCCGGGTGTGGATACTTCTGCATAGCG GGCACGTTTCTTGAGTGCTGCCCAGACCAGCGCATCGCTCACCGTTTCCACCGGGGCTGCGTGACGGTGCTGGGCGGCGGGCGCAGCAGAGCAAACGACGGCGGCATGCTTTTCTGTCCCCACTGCGGTGAAGATGCTTCCGAGGCCCAGGAGGTCACCATCCCCTCCTTCAGCTCGGCCACAGCCTCCGCGACCACCGTCGTCACCATGTcggcctcctccaccaccaccccgTCTCTGCCGCCATCTGTCCCCACGGCGCCCTCCCTCACGGCCTCAACAGGGGGGATGAAGGACGGGAAGATGCCTGAAAGACCTGTCAG CGCACGTATACGGAGTCACGGCTTGGTGACAGTcgcggtggagcagcagcagcagccccagcAGCCTGTAGCCTCTGCAGCAACTGTGGCCACCGTCCCCccagcagaggagggagtggACAGCGTGGGACCCTCCCTCTGTATGCCAAATGGGAAACCCATTAGCCCCAGTGCACTACCACCTGGGCCCAGCAGGGCGGCGCTGCAGAAGGCCATTCTCACACAGGACACTGAGAG gaagAAGAAACTGAGGTTCCACCCTCGGCAGCTTTATCCTGCCGCCAAGCAAGGAGAGGTGCAGAGAGTTCTGCTCATGTTGA TGGAGGGCATAGATCCAACGTACCAGCCTGACTCTCAGAACAGGCGCTCTGCTCTacatgctgcagctcagagaggtcTGCTGGAAGTCTGTTACATGCTCGTACAG GCTGGTGCTCAAGTTGATGCCAAGGACAAAGACCTGAGGACCCCTCTGTTGGAAGCGATCATCAACAACCACATCGAGGTGGCTCGCTACCTGATCCAGAACGGCGCCTGTGTCTATCACACT GAGGAGGACGGATATACTGGCCTCCATCACGCAGCCAAGCTGGGAAACCAGGAAATTGTGAGCATGCTTCTGGAAACGGGCCAGGTTGATGTAAACGCACAG GACAGCGGCGGCTGGACGCCGGTCATCTGGGCTGCAGAGCACAAACATGTAGACGTGATAAAAGCGCTGCTGAACAGAGGAGCAGATGTCACCATTAACGACAAA GAGCTGAATGTGTGTCTCCACTGGGCGGCGTATGCTGGGAATGTGGACATAGCAGAGCTGGTGTTGAACTCTGGCTGCTCCCTCGCCTCAGTTAACATGCACGGAGACACGCCGCTCCACATCGCCGCCAGAGAGGGCTACCTGGAATGTGTTAC GCTGTTCCTGTCCAGAGGTGCAGACATTGACATTATGAACAGGGAAGGAGACACGCCTCTCACCCTCGCTCGGGCCGACACTCCGGTGTGGGTGGCTCTCCAGATCAACAGGAAGCTGAGAAGAGGAATAACCAATCGCATGCTTCGGACAGAGAGAATCATCTGCAG tGACATTGCACAGGGCTACGAGAACGTGCCGATCCCGTGTGTGAATGCAGTGGATGACGAGGGCTGCCCCTCAGACTACAAATATGtttcagaaaactgtgaaactTCAGCAATGAACATAGACCGCAATATTACGCACTTACAG CACTGTAGCTGTACTGACGACTGCTCTTCTAGTAACTGCCTCTGTGGACAGCTCAGTATCCGCTGCTGGTATGACAAG GACCAGCGGCTGCTCCAGGAGTTCAACAAAATTGAACCTCCACTTATATTTGAATGCAACATGGCCTGTTCTTGTTATCGAACATGCAAGAACAGGGTGGTACAGGCAGGCATCAA AGTCCGTCTTCAGCTTTACAGGACAGAGAAGATGGGCTGGGGAGTTCGAGCTCTGCAGGATATTCCTCAGGGAAGCTTCATCTGCGA atATGTCGGGGAGCTGATCTCTGACGCAGAGGCAGATGTTCGAGAAGACGATTCTTACCTATTTGACCTGGACAACAAG GATGGTGAGGTGTACTGTATCGACGCCCGCTACTATGGCAACATCAGCCGCTTCATCAACCACCTGTGTGACCCAAACCTCATCCCAGTACGTGTGTTCATGCTGCATCAGGACCTGAGATTCCCTCGCATCGCCTTCTTCAGCTCCAGAGACATCCTCAGCGGACAAGAGCTGGG GTTCGACTATGGAGACCGCTTTTGGGACATTAAAAGCAAGTACTTCACCTGTCAGTGTGGATCAGAGAAATGCAAGCACTCGGCCGAGGCCATCGCCTTGGAGCAGAGCAGACTGGCTCGACTGGAGGCTTGTCCAGAATCGGGAGCTGACTGCGGGATGACCATGCTGGGAAACTCTTAA
- the ehmt2 gene encoding histone-lysine N-methyltransferase EHMT2 isoform X1, whose product MSASEATTKEPPERNDSETPAESSAGPSQVKEDNAASTSAAVAKKTEPIGGMPLMLSSQQPGKDTSRAGEEEDKRSPASSPNKLPAGHAAKSLPSMSSSSLSCSPSTSSTLSPGRAKMSVSGPGSSKSVLAPAPLSSSSSSSSAAASSSPSVSPAPPKIHRARKTMNRPPPAQVSHVEAPVTPSGSSACLSSDSETVAKRRKLGHLSNSTSAKSANATDSAQTVEETLFHKKVESVTKTAPEKNNNSVGKSEGEKIQSSSPSMRDSEKFEDGGAEARQHTKDIEGSVNMSEHSSESETQRAAQSRNGSEDSSWPQSDQDKERNAADVVETGGAGRPADYTEVPLGALDIAAADSLTLSPHHEGSDAGDTERLEELPLCSCRMEAPRVDSTSHRVSRQCMATESINGELRACTNRTVKGETMRPSSRVPLMVLCDVHRSHMVKHHCCPGCGYFCIAGTFLECCPDQRIAHRFHRGCVTVLGGGRSRANDGGMLFCPHCGEDASEAQEVTIPSFSSATASATTVVTMSASSTTTPSLPPSVPTAPSLTASTGGMKDGKMPERPVSARIRSHGLVTVAVEQQQQPQQPVASAATVATVPPAEEGVDSVGPSLCMPNGKPISPSALPPGPSRAALQKAILTQDTERKKKLRFHPRQLYPAAKQGEVQRVLLMLMEGIDPTYQPDSQNRRSALHAAAQRGLLEVCYMLVQAGAQVDAKDKDLRTPLLEAIINNHIEVARYLIQNGACVYHTEEDGYTGLHHAAKLGNQEIVSMLLETGQVDVNAQDSGGWTPVIWAAEHKHVDVIKALLNRGADVTINDKELNVCLHWAAYAGNVDIAELVLNSGCSLASVNMHGDTPLHIAAREGYLECVTLFLSRGADIDIMNREGDTPLTLARADTPVWVALQINRKLRRGITNRMLRTERIICSDIAQGYENVPIPCVNAVDDEGCPSDYKYVSENCETSAMNIDRNITHLQHCSCTDDCSSSNCLCGQLSIRCWYDKDQRLLQEFNKIEPPLIFECNMACSCYRTCKNRVVQAGIKVRLQLYRTEKMGWGVRALQDIPQGSFICEYVGELISDAEADVREDDSYLFDLDNKDGEVYCIDARYYGNISRFINHLCDPNLIPVRVFMLHQDLRFPRIAFFSSRDILSGQELGFDYGDRFWDIKSKYFTCQCGSEKCKHSAEAIALEQSRLARLEACPESGADCGMTMLGNS is encoded by the exons GACACGCAGCAAAGTCCCTTCCATCTATGTCCTCCTCTTCGTTGTCCTGCTCTCCTTCTACGTCTTCAACGTTGTCGCCTGGTCGAGCAAAGATGAGTGTTTCTGGGCCTGGTAGCAGTAAATCAGTCCTGGCTCCTGctcctttgtcctcctcctcttcttcctcctctgccgcAGCTTCCTCGTCTCCTTCTGTGTCTCCTGCCCCACCCAAGATCCACCGGGCCCGCAAAACCATGAACAGGCCTCCACCAGCGCAG gTGAGCCACGTTGAGGCACCTGTGACACCTTCAGGATCCTCTGCCTGCCTTTCATCAGACTCTGAAACTG TTgcaaaaaggagaaaactgggtcatttatcaaacagcACATCTGCGAAGTCTGCCAACGCTACAGACAGTGCTCAAACTGTG gaagaaacGTTATTCCATAAAAAGGTGGAGTCTGTTACCAAGACCGCgccagagaaaaacaacaacagcgtGGGGAAgtcagagggggaaaaaattcAGAGTTCCAGTCCGTCCATGCGAGATTCAGAAAAG TTTGAAGATGGTGGGGCAGAAGCAAGGCAGCACACTAAAGACATAGAGGGGTCAGTGAACATGTCAGAGCAT agttcagagtctgaaacacagagagcCGCCCAGAGTAGAAATGGGAGCGAGGATTCTTCATGGCCACAGTCAGACcaggacaaagagagaaacgCAGCTGATGTGGTGGAGACAGGCGGAG CAGGAAGACCCGCTGATTACACAGAGGTTCCCTTGGGTGCTCTAGacattgctgctgctgatagTCTGACACTTTCTCCACATCATG AAGGAAGCGATGCAGGAGACACAGAGCGGCTGGAGGAGCTccctctgtgcagctgcaggatggAGGCTCCCCGAGTCGACAGCACCAGCCACCGCGTCAGCAGACAGTGTATGGCCACTGAGAGCATCAATGGAGAG CTGAGGGCTTGTACCAATCGGACTGTGAAAGGGGAGACCATGCGGCCGTCCAGTCGAGTGCCCCTCATGGTGCTCTGTGACGTCCATCGCTCACACATGGTCAAACACCACTGCTGTCCCGGGTGTGGATACTTCTGCATAGCG GGCACGTTTCTTGAGTGCTGCCCAGACCAGCGCATCGCTCACCGTTTCCACCGGGGCTGCGTGACGGTGCTGGGCGGCGGGCGCAGCAGAGCAAACGACGGCGGCATGCTTTTCTGTCCCCACTGCGGTGAAGATGCTTCCGAGGCCCAGGAGGTCACCATCCCCTCCTTCAGCTCGGCCACAGCCTCCGCGACCACCGTCGTCACCATGTcggcctcctccaccaccaccccgTCTCTGCCGCCATCTGTCCCCACGGCGCCCTCCCTCACGGCCTCAACAGGGGGGATGAAGGACGGGAAGATGCCTGAAAGACCTGTCAG CGCACGTATACGGAGTCACGGCTTGGTGACAGTcgcggtggagcagcagcagcagccccagcAGCCTGTAGCCTCTGCAGCAACTGTGGCCACCGTCCCCccagcagaggagggagtggACAGCGTGGGACCCTCCCTCTGTATGCCAAATGGGAAACCCATTAGCCCCAGTGCACTACCACCTGGGCCCAGCAGGGCGGCGCTGCAGAAGGCCATTCTCACACAGGACACTGAGAG gaagAAGAAACTGAGGTTCCACCCTCGGCAGCTTTATCCTGCCGCCAAGCAAGGAGAGGTGCAGAGAGTTCTGCTCATGTTGA TGGAGGGCATAGATCCAACGTACCAGCCTGACTCTCAGAACAGGCGCTCTGCTCTacatgctgcagctcagagaggtcTGCTGGAAGTCTGTTACATGCTCGTACAG GCTGGTGCTCAAGTTGATGCCAAGGACAAAGACCTGAGGACCCCTCTGTTGGAAGCGATCATCAACAACCACATCGAGGTGGCTCGCTACCTGATCCAGAACGGCGCCTGTGTCTATCACACT GAGGAGGACGGATATACTGGCCTCCATCACGCAGCCAAGCTGGGAAACCAGGAAATTGTGAGCATGCTTCTGGAAACGGGCCAGGTTGATGTAAACGCACAG GACAGCGGCGGCTGGACGCCGGTCATCTGGGCTGCAGAGCACAAACATGTAGACGTGATAAAAGCGCTGCTGAACAGAGGAGCAGATGTCACCATTAACGACAAA GAGCTGAATGTGTGTCTCCACTGGGCGGCGTATGCTGGGAATGTGGACATAGCAGAGCTGGTGTTGAACTCTGGCTGCTCCCTCGCCTCAGTTAACATGCACGGAGACACGCCGCTCCACATCGCCGCCAGAGAGGGCTACCTGGAATGTGTTAC GCTGTTCCTGTCCAGAGGTGCAGACATTGACATTATGAACAGGGAAGGAGACACGCCTCTCACCCTCGCTCGGGCCGACACTCCGGTGTGGGTGGCTCTCCAGATCAACAGGAAGCTGAGAAGAGGAATAACCAATCGCATGCTTCGGACAGAGAGAATCATCTGCAG tGACATTGCACAGGGCTACGAGAACGTGCCGATCCCGTGTGTGAATGCAGTGGATGACGAGGGCTGCCCCTCAGACTACAAATATGtttcagaaaactgtgaaactTCAGCAATGAACATAGACCGCAATATTACGCACTTACAG CACTGTAGCTGTACTGACGACTGCTCTTCTAGTAACTGCCTCTGTGGACAGCTCAGTATCCGCTGCTGGTATGACAAG GACCAGCGGCTGCTCCAGGAGTTCAACAAAATTGAACCTCCACTTATATTTGAATGCAACATGGCCTGTTCTTGTTATCGAACATGCAAGAACAGGGTGGTACAGGCAGGCATCAA AGTCCGTCTTCAGCTTTACAGGACAGAGAAGATGGGCTGGGGAGTTCGAGCTCTGCAGGATATTCCTCAGGGAAGCTTCATCTGCGA atATGTCGGGGAGCTGATCTCTGACGCAGAGGCAGATGTTCGAGAAGACGATTCTTACCTATTTGACCTGGACAACAAG GATGGTGAGGTGTACTGTATCGACGCCCGCTACTATGGCAACATCAGCCGCTTCATCAACCACCTGTGTGACCCAAACCTCATCCCAGTACGTGTGTTCATGCTGCATCAGGACCTGAGATTCCCTCGCATCGCCTTCTTCAGCTCCAGAGACATCCTCAGCGGACAAGAGCTGGG GTTCGACTATGGAGACCGCTTTTGGGACATTAAAAGCAAGTACTTCACCTGTCAGTGTGGATCAGAGAAATGCAAGCACTCGGCCGAGGCCATCGCCTTGGAGCAGAGCAGACTGGCTCGACTGGAGGCTTGTCCAGAATCGGGAGCTGACTGCGGGATGACCATGCTGGGAAACTCTTAA